The Solibacillus sp. FSL W7-1436 genome window below encodes:
- a CDS encoding ABC1 kinase family protein, with translation MDFISVIIQLLIASALIFFISGRLIGSQISLMKRLLSVLISVSLTTFVFWYTYLRGSDYYDQGIVSNVVNITTIIWFGSMLLISMLLYLFFELFDSIELNENGTPVGRRSYFKTLITYWKRQKRLREVVGIAVTNGVTRTMKYARAREDERELAKALRDTLEQCGGVFIKFGQVLSTRKELLSPIFIDELEKLQQHVKPLSEQQVDQIIAENFNAGTNQVFSYISKTPLASASIGQVHKAVLKETDEPVVVKFLRPDVKNIMQDDLSILMEFARWITSKSQWAENLGFYDLAKGFSMALREEIDFNIEARNMEQVAKIVERGSIDVKVPKVYRECSNSNVVVMEYIKGKSVTVANDLFTELEIDRHQFAKTLLYSFLEQTLISGIFHADPHPGNIYIEEATGRVAILDYGAVGRLAELQQEGLKYFLVGIHQNDAALVVDGIAQLVENAEHINQHEMEQAISQILLKINYVSTIPTDELMYSIFSVVREFGLHFYPSVNVALRAIVTLDGTLSIIYPGFRIFSEVKDFSNDYLKSSFLKPFKHPAETKDLIEEELALMLPNLRKIPRRLDQLFRKVESGKIILHHDIFSDKANSMFVTQLFSRFVLLMVGITFGIISVALLAISQFIHNAYAIYLNTAAYLGLFLCAILLVRLSIQAIRDMKRTK, from the coding sequence ATGGATTTCATTTCAGTAATAATACAGCTGCTCATTGCATCAGCGCTGATATTCTTTATTAGCGGCCGTTTAATCGGCTCACAAATAAGTCTGATGAAAAGACTATTATCCGTGCTGATCAGTGTTTCACTGACTACCTTTGTTTTCTGGTATACATATTTGCGCGGATCGGACTATTATGACCAGGGAATCGTTTCAAATGTTGTCAACATAACAACTATTATCTGGTTCGGCAGTATGCTTCTTATTTCGATGCTGCTTTATCTGTTTTTCGAGTTGTTTGATTCGATAGAATTGAATGAAAACGGCACACCTGTCGGCAGACGTTCGTATTTTAAAACACTCATTACGTACTGGAAGCGTCAAAAACGTTTACGTGAAGTAGTGGGGATTGCTGTAACGAACGGAGTCACACGAACGATGAAATACGCCCGGGCCCGCGAAGATGAACGTGAACTGGCCAAAGCATTACGGGATACACTTGAGCAGTGCGGCGGGGTATTTATAAAATTTGGACAAGTACTGTCAACACGTAAGGAGCTTTTGTCTCCGATATTTATTGATGAACTTGAAAAGCTTCAGCAACATGTAAAACCCCTTTCCGAACAGCAAGTTGACCAAATCATTGCCGAAAACTTTAATGCGGGTACGAATCAAGTCTTTTCCTACATAAGTAAAACGCCGTTAGCTTCCGCTTCAATCGGTCAAGTACATAAAGCGGTGTTAAAGGAAACGGACGAACCGGTCGTTGTAAAGTTTTTACGGCCTGATGTAAAAAATATAATGCAGGATGATCTATCGATTTTAATGGAGTTTGCCAGATGGATTACCAGCAAATCACAGTGGGCCGAAAACTTGGGCTTTTACGATTTGGCGAAAGGCTTCAGCATGGCATTGAGGGAAGAAATTGATTTTAATATCGAGGCCCGCAATATGGAGCAGGTTGCCAAAATTGTAGAACGCGGCAGTATCGATGTGAAAGTGCCGAAAGTATACCGGGAATGCAGCAATTCCAATGTTGTCGTAATGGAATATATAAAAGGGAAGTCCGTTACTGTAGCAAATGATTTATTTACGGAGTTGGAAATTGACCGTCATCAGTTTGCGAAAACATTACTGTATTCGTTTTTGGAGCAAACCCTTATTTCCGGGATTTTCCATGCCGACCCGCACCCGGGGAATATTTATATTGAGGAAGCAACCGGACGTGTCGCGATTCTCGATTATGGAGCTGTCGGCCGTTTAGCTGAATTGCAGCAGGAAGGGTTAAAGTACTTCCTTGTCGGAATTCATCAAAACGATGCAGCGCTTGTTGTTGATGGGATTGCCCAGCTTGTAGAAAATGCCGAGCATATCAATCAGCACGAGATGGAGCAGGCAATTAGCCAAATTCTGCTGAAAATCAATTATGTATCGACTATCCCGACAGATGAGCTAATGTACTCCATTTTCTCTGTTGTGCGTGAATTTGGACTTCATTTCTATCCATCCGTCAACGTGGCATTACGTGCCATTGTGACATTGGACGGCACATTGTCCATTATTTACCCGGGATTCAGGATTTTCAGTGAAGTAAAAGACTTCTCCAATGATTATTTGAAATCAAGCTTCCTGAAACCGTTCAAACATCCGGCAGAGACGAAAGACTTAATCGAAGAAGAACTGGCACTGATGTTGCCGAATCTACGGAAAATACCGCGCCGTCTAGATCAGTTATTCAGAAAAGTGGAGAGCGGTAAAATCATTTTGCATCATGATATTTTTTCGGATAAAGCGAATTCCATGTTTGTAACACAGCTGTTTTCAAGGTTTGTTTTGCTGATGGTCGGAATTACATTTGGAATTATATCGGTTGCA
- a CDS encoding SACOL1771 family peroxiredoxin, translated as MAVHTFKLTIDWPGGRNAVGDLKTERLQTQISIPPEMDGPGVGTNPDEMLLGAAATCYLITLAAMLERSQIDAKLDLKSEGLVDVTNGVFTYKAIHHYVDIDLQNKEDERARRIAERYAYKAEETCMISKALKGNVEVHTHLTLT; from the coding sequence ATGGCGGTACATACTTTTAAGTTAACGATTGACTGGCCAGGAGGGCGAAATGCGGTTGGGGACTTGAAAACCGAACGATTGCAGACACAAATATCGATTCCGCCCGAAATGGATGGACCCGGTGTTGGGACAAACCCGGATGAAATGCTCCTAGGTGCCGCGGCTACCTGTTATTTAATTACACTGGCGGCAATGCTGGAGAGAAGCCAAATTGACGCAAAGCTGGATTTGAAATCAGAAGGGCTTGTTGATGTGACAAACGGTGTTTTTACATACAAAGCGATCCACCATTATGTCGACATTGACCTGCAGAATAAAGAAGATGAACGTGCCCGTCGTATAGCGGAGCGCTATGCATATAAGGCAGAGGAAACTTGTATGATTAGTAAAGCGTTAAAAGGGAATGTAGAAGTGCATACACATTTAACTTTGACCTAA
- a CDS encoding carboxylate--amine ligase → MTRQPFLPIIVGTDINAYNMAISFHEEYKIRPILVGKGVLPFTNLSNIPRAIEYDKKLGEPDQFAKILISVAKKYENEAEKLILIGTNDLYVRLIIENRAILRDYFVFNYIDENLMNDLQIKSNFYKLCEQYGIDIPTTVFYDCKTDGAFETEMMYPVIIKPSNGIEYSRHPFEGQAKVFKVESKEEVQKVIDMIKNSGYQEELIIQDYIPGDDTAMWDSVVYVNAKGETQLVSFAQVVLQEHTKTAIGNYTALITRYNEEVMTKLRGFLEAVGYRGYGNFDLKYDERDGKFKVFEVNIRQGRSSYYINAMGHNLARNFVEDLIYDIPKPCSYLKGDVLFSVVPKIVLKKFVYDETVKKDIRRLIKEKKLVNPLFYKQDKHLKRKIYMFIRQVNYYKKYKQNVW, encoded by the coding sequence ATGACTCGACAACCATTTTTACCGATTATTGTCGGTACTGATATTAATGCATATAACATGGCGATTTCTTTCCATGAAGAATATAAAATCCGTCCGATTCTAGTAGGAAAAGGTGTTTTGCCTTTTACGAACTTGAGCAATATTCCGCGTGCGATTGAATATGACAAAAAACTTGGTGAACCGGATCAGTTTGCCAAAATATTAATTAGCGTAGCGAAGAAATATGAAAATGAAGCGGAAAAACTGATTTTAATCGGTACAAACGATTTATACGTCCGTTTAATCATTGAAAACCGTGCAATTTTAAGAGATTACTTCGTGTTCAACTATATCGATGAGAATTTAATGAATGACTTGCAGATCAAATCCAATTTCTATAAGCTGTGCGAACAATACGGCATCGATATACCAACGACTGTATTTTACGACTGCAAAACAGATGGTGCATTTGAAACCGAAATGATGTATCCGGTTATTATTAAACCGAGTAACGGAATTGAATACAGCCGTCATCCTTTTGAAGGCCAGGCGAAAGTTTTCAAAGTGGAAAGCAAAGAAGAAGTTCAAAAAGTAATCGATATGATCAAAAATAGCGGCTACCAGGAAGAACTCATTATTCAGGATTATATTCCCGGTGATGATACAGCAATGTGGGATTCGGTAGTCTATGTTAATGCAAAAGGGGAAACACAGCTTGTATCGTTTGCACAAGTTGTCCTTCAGGAACATACGAAAACAGCGATCGGCAATTACACAGCGCTTATAACCCGCTACAACGAAGAAGTGATGACGAAGCTGCGCGGCTTTTTGGAAGCGGTCGGCTATCGCGGGTACGGTAACTTTGATTTGAAATACGATGAGCGTGACGGGAAGTTTAAAGTGTTCGAAGTAAATATTCGTCAAGGTCGTTCTAGTTATTATATTAATGCAATGGGTCATAATTTGGCACGCAACTTTGTGGAAGATCTGATTTACGATATTCCGAAACCTTGCTCGTATTTAAAAGGAGATGTCCTGTTTTCAGTCGTTCCGAAAATTGTATTGAAAAAATTCGTTTACGATGAAACGGTGAAAAAGGATATTCGACGTCTGATCAAGGAAAAGAAACTTGTAAATCCGTTGTTCTACAAACAGGACAAGCACTTGAAACGCAAAATCTACATGTTTATTCGTCAGGTCAACTACTATAAAAAATATAAACAAAACGTATGGTAA
- a CDS encoding DUF4003 family protein: protein MNAQLQLFFTNIDKIVLYFGADAKYFYIDLALKLTVRNIVFNYEDYEKVRQQIKTNTKWYNFARINTEIINTYFVHYANKPEKVSETLNLHKILTKQFNRHDDSYIAAAYLKSEEQIERIDLLIKDFMDKESVKHAPLKLSTSAMLAGRAEDTKVLANSVEQYYQSLVSIGFERTKDTTNTAVILTIGTGDFHHETFARLKELTTYIKKTEITLTTHRYNTIALLSLAKFEVHQFPALHDMHEEICRFLKLDRMHFNSLLVATQIYTSTEAIGNLSLYDSPHLFSLLQTIQI, encoded by the coding sequence ATGAATGCTCAATTACAATTATTTTTTACAAACATTGATAAAATCGTTTTATATTTTGGGGCAGATGCAAAATATTTTTATATTGACCTTGCATTAAAGCTGACTGTCCGCAATATCGTGTTCAACTATGAAGATTATGAAAAAGTCCGTCAGCAGATCAAAACCAATACAAAATGGTATAACTTTGCCCGGATTAATACTGAAATCATTAATACATACTTTGTTCATTATGCGAACAAACCTGAAAAAGTCAGTGAAACTTTAAATCTACATAAAATACTGACAAAGCAGTTTAACCGCCATGATGACAGCTATATTGCGGCTGCCTATTTAAAATCTGAAGAACAGATCGAGCGAATCGATCTGTTAATTAAAGATTTTATGGACAAAGAAAGCGTAAAACATGCACCATTAAAACTTTCCACTAGTGCGATGCTTGCCGGACGGGCGGAAGACACAAAAGTACTGGCAAATAGTGTGGAACAGTATTATCAGTCACTTGTGTCAATCGGTTTTGAACGTACAAAGGACACGACCAATACAGCTGTCATTTTAACAATCGGAACAGGAGATTTTCATCACGAAACCTTTGCCCGGTTAAAAGAGCTGACGACGTATATTAAAAAGACAGAAATAACACTTACAACGCACCGTTACAATACGATAGCCCTGCTCTCACTCGCCAAGTTTGAAGTTCACCAATTTCCGGCACTCCATGATATGCATGAAGAAATCTGTCGCTTTTTAAAATTGGATCGGATGCATTTTAACTCTCTGCTTGTAGCAACCCAAATATACACATCGACCGAAGCAATCGGTAACCTATCTTTATATGATTCTCCACATTTATTTTCTCTGCTGCAGACCATTCAAATCTAG
- the sstT gene encoding serine/threonine transporter SstT, translating to MKRMFEKWNSINLVNRIIVGIIIGIILALTIPEAVSGITILGTLFVSALKAVAPILVFVLVINAIASHAGGKATNMKMILALYGVATLAAGFVAVIASYIFPTVLTLKTAAQDVTPPSGILEVFETLLFNIVTNPVTAIMNANYLGILAWAVVLGIALKASNDSTKGVIANFSDAITKVVQWIINLAPFGILGIVFEAISTTGLSALGEYARLILILVGTMFFVALVVNPLIVYAVARRNPYPLIFTSIKESGITAFFTRSSAANIPVNMALAEKLKLDKDTYAVSIPLGATINMGGAAITISVLTMATAHTLGIEVDFLTAVILMVMAAVSAAGASGVAGGSLLLIPLACSLFGISDDIAMQVVAIGFIIGVIQDSCETALNSSTDIVFTAAAEYAKERKQN from the coding sequence ATGAAGAGAATGTTCGAGAAATGGAACAGTATTAACTTAGTAAACCGTATTATTGTTGGTATAATTATTGGCATAATTTTAGCACTGACGATTCCTGAAGCAGTAAGTGGTATTACCATTCTGGGGACTCTGTTCGTTTCAGCTTTAAAAGCAGTTGCACCGATTTTGGTGTTTGTGCTTGTCATTAATGCGATTGCTTCACATGCTGGCGGCAAAGCAACAAATATGAAGATGATTCTTGCTTTATACGGGGTTGCGACATTAGCGGCAGGATTTGTAGCAGTCATTGCAAGCTATATCTTCCCGACAGTATTAACATTAAAAACAGCAGCACAGGATGTGACTCCGCCTAGCGGAATCCTTGAAGTATTTGAAACATTACTGTTCAACATCGTGACAAATCCGGTAACAGCCATTATGAATGCAAATTATCTTGGCATTTTAGCTTGGGCAGTTGTTCTAGGGATTGCTTTAAAAGCATCCAATGATTCTACAAAAGGTGTTATTGCGAATTTTTCGGATGCAATTACGAAAGTTGTACAATGGATTATTAACTTAGCACCATTCGGTATTTTAGGAATAGTATTTGAAGCGATTTCTACAACAGGACTTTCAGCATTAGGGGAATATGCCCGTCTAATTCTGATTCTTGTAGGGACAATGTTCTTCGTGGCACTCGTTGTGAATCCGCTGATTGTATATGCGGTAGCAAGAAGAAATCCGTATCCTCTAATTTTTACATCTATTAAAGAGAGTGGAATTACAGCCTTCTTCACACGTAGTTCAGCGGCCAATATTCCAGTCAATATGGCATTGGCAGAAAAGCTGAAATTAGATAAAGATACATATGCTGTATCGATACCTTTAGGTGCAACAATCAATATGGGCGGAGCAGCGATTACAATTTCCGTGCTGACGATGGCAACTGCTCATACATTAGGAATCGAAGTTGATTTCCTCACTGCGGTCATCTTAATGGTAATGGCTGCAGTATCAGCTGCAGGTGCATCTGGTGTTGCGGGCGGCTCGCTGTTACTGATTCCGTTAGCGTGTAGCTTATTCGGGATTTCGGACGATATTGCGATGCAGGTCGTGGCAATTGGTTTCATTATCGGTGTAATCCAGGATTCTTGTGAAACAGCATTGAATTCTTCAACAGATATCGTATTTACAGCAGCTGCTGAATATGCGAAAGAACGTAAACAAAACTAA